A single Cyclopterus lumpus isolate fCycLum1 chromosome 3, fCycLum1.pri, whole genome shotgun sequence DNA region contains:
- the tubgcp4 gene encoding gamma-tubulin complex component 4 isoform X1 — MIHELLLALSGYPGTIFTWNKRTGLQVSQDLPFLHPSETSVLNRLSKLGSDYIRFTEFIEQHTGHVHQQEHHTNQPNQTGLHGIYLRAFCTGLDSILQPYRQALLDLEQEFLGDPHLTISHVNYKLDQFQLLFPSVMVVVESIRSQKIHGCQILETVYKHSCGGLPPVRMALEKILAVCHGVMYKQLAAWMLHGLLLDQSEEFFVKQGPSAGGAAANQEEEEEDLGLGGLSGKQLRELQDLRLVEEENMLAPSLQQFSLRTEMLPFYIPIRVAEKILFVGESVQMFENHNHSPSRAGSILKHQEDLFAADLHRLKQQPLFSLVDFENLIDRIRSTVAEHLWTLMVVESDLLEQLKIIKDFYLLGRGELYQVFIDLAQHMLKTPPTAVSEHDVNVAFQQAAHKVLLDDDNLLPLLHLTVDYQGKDGKEATGPRDGATPPQDASPREAPPTGWAALGLTYKVQWPLHILFTPAILEKYNVVFRYLLSVRRVQSQLQHCWALQMQRKHLKSSQTDAVKWRLRNHMAFLIDNLQYYLQVDVLESQFSQLLQLINSTRDFESIRLAHDHFLSNLLAQSFILLKPVFHCLNEILDLCQTFCSLVSQSVAPLDERGTAQLDILVKGFRRQSSLLFKILSSVRNHQINSDLAQLLLRLDYNKYYTQAGGTLGSV; from the exons ATGATTCACGAGCTGCTGCTGGCGCTCAGCGGCTACCCGGGCACCATCTTCACCTGGAACAAGCGGACCGGCTTGCAG GTGTCCCAGGACCTGCCCTTCCTTCACCCCAGTGAGACCAGTGTCCTCAACCGGCTTTCTAAACTGGGCTCCGATTACATTCGCTTCACAGAGTTCATAGAACAACACACGGGCCACGTGCATCAGCAG GAACACCACACCAACCAGCCCAACCAGACGGGCCTTCATGGAATCTACCTGCGGGCGTTCTGCACGGGGCTGGACTCCATCCTGCAGCCCTACAGACAGGCCCTGCTGGACCTGGAACAGGAG ttccTCGGAGATCCACATCTGACGATATCTCATGTGAATTATAAGCTTGATCAG TTCCAGTTGCTGTTTCCTTctgtgatggtggtggtggagtcGATCAGATCACAGAAG ATTCACGGCTGTCAGATCCTGGAGACGGTGTACAAGCACAGCTGTGGGGGGCTTCCTCCCGTCCGCATGGCCTTAGAGAA GATTCTGGCCGTGTGCCACGGCGTGATGTACAAGCAGCTGGCCGCCTGGATGCTGCACGGACTGCTGCTGGACCAGAGCGAGGAGTTCTTCGTGAAGCAGGGCCCCAGcgcaggaggagctgctgccaaccaggaggaggaggaggaggacctgggGCTGGGAGGCCTGAGTGGGAAGCAGCTCCGAGAGCTGCAGGACCTG AGGCTGGtcgaggaggagaacatgctgGCTCCGTCCCTGCAGCAGTTCTCCCTGAGAACGGAGATGCTCCCGTTCTACATCCCCATCCGAGTGGCCGAGAAGATCCTCTTCGTGGGAGAGTCCGTCCAGATGTTCGAGAACCACAACCACAGCCCGTCCAGAGCCG GCTCCATCCTGAAGCACCAGGAGGACCTGTTTGCTGCAGATCTGCACCGACTCAAGCAGCAGCCTCTCTTCAGCCTGGTGGACTTTGAGAACCTGATTGATCGCATCAGGAGCACAGTGGCAGAG CATCTCTGGACGTTGATGGTCGTGGAGTCGGATCTTCTCGAGCAGCTGAAG ATAATTAAGGACTTCTACCTGCTGGGCCGCGGCGAGCTCTACCAGGTGTTCATCGACCTCGCGCAGCACATGTTGAAGACTCCGCCCACGGCCGTCAGCGAGCACG ACGTGAACGTGGCCTTCCAGCAGGCGGCTCACAAGGTGCTGCTGGACGACGACAACCTGCTGCCTCTGCTGCACCTGACAGTCGACTACCAGGGCAAAGATGGCAAAG AGGCGACGGGCCCCAGAGACGGAGCCACGCCTCCACAGGACGCCTCCCCTCGCGAGGCCCCGCCCACAGGCTGGGCGGCTCTCGGCCTCACCTACAAGGTGCAGTGGCCGCTGCACATCCTCTTCACTCCGGCCATCTTGGAGAA GTACAACGTTGTGTTCAGGTACCTGCTGAGCGTGCGGCGGGTGCAGTCGCAGCTGCAGCACTGCTGGGCTCTTCAGATGCAGAGGAAGCACCTCAAGTCCAGCCAGACGGACGCCGTGAAGTGGCGGCTACGCAACCACATGGCGTTCCTCATCGACAACCTGCAGTACTACTTGCag GTGGACGTTCTGGAGTCTCAGTTCTCGCAGCTGCTCCAGCTGATCAACTCCACCAGAGACTTCGAGAGCATCCGATTGGCCCACGACCACTTCCTCAGCAACCTGCTCGCCCAGTCCTTCATCCTGCTgaagccg GTGTTCCACTGTCTGAACGAGATCCTGGATCTGTGCCAGACCTTCTGCTCGCTGGTCAGTCAGAGCGTGGCGCCGCTGGACGAGAGGGGAACCGCCCAGCTGGACATCCTGGTCAAG GGCTTCAGGCGACAGTCCTCCCTGCTGTTTAAGATCCTGTCCAGCGTGAGGAACCATCAGATCAACTCGGACCTGGCTCAGCTGCTACTGAGACTGGACTACAACAAATACTACACGCAGGCCGGGGGCACTCTGGGCAG
- the tubgcp4 gene encoding gamma-tubulin complex component 4 isoform X2 yields MIHELLLALSGYPGTIFTWNKRTGLQVSQDLPFLHPSETSVLNRLSKLGSDYIRFTEFIEQHTGHVHQQEHHTNQPNQTGLHGIYLRAFCTGLDSILQPYRQALLDLEQEFLGDPHLTISHVNYKLDQFQLLFPSVMVVVESIRSQKIHGCQILETVYKHSCGGLPPVRMALEKILAVCHGVMYKQLAAWMLHGLLLDQSEEFFVKQGPSAGGAAANQEEEEEDLGLGGLSGKQLRELQDLRLVEEENMLAPSLQQFSLRTEMLPFYIPIRVAEKILFVGESVQMFENHNHSPSRAGSILKHQEDLFAADLHRLKQQPLFSLVDFENLIDRIRSTVAEHLWTLMVVESDLLEQLKIIKDFYLLGRGELYQVFIDLAQHMLKTPPTAVSEHDVNVAFQQAAHKVLLDDDNLLPLLHLTVDYQGKDGKEATGPRDGATPPQDASPREAPPTGWAALGLTYKVQWPLHILFTPAILEKYNVVFRYLLSVRRVQSQLQHCWALQMQRKHLKSSQTDAVKWRLRNHMAFLIDNLQYYLQVDVLESQFSQLLQLINSTRDFESIRLAHDHFLSNLLAQSFILLKPVFHCLNEILDLCQTFCSLVSQSVAPLDERGTAQLDILVKVRPPRWSEPVVNPRVL; encoded by the exons ATGATTCACGAGCTGCTGCTGGCGCTCAGCGGCTACCCGGGCACCATCTTCACCTGGAACAAGCGGACCGGCTTGCAG GTGTCCCAGGACCTGCCCTTCCTTCACCCCAGTGAGACCAGTGTCCTCAACCGGCTTTCTAAACTGGGCTCCGATTACATTCGCTTCACAGAGTTCATAGAACAACACACGGGCCACGTGCATCAGCAG GAACACCACACCAACCAGCCCAACCAGACGGGCCTTCATGGAATCTACCTGCGGGCGTTCTGCACGGGGCTGGACTCCATCCTGCAGCCCTACAGACAGGCCCTGCTGGACCTGGAACAGGAG ttccTCGGAGATCCACATCTGACGATATCTCATGTGAATTATAAGCTTGATCAG TTCCAGTTGCTGTTTCCTTctgtgatggtggtggtggagtcGATCAGATCACAGAAG ATTCACGGCTGTCAGATCCTGGAGACGGTGTACAAGCACAGCTGTGGGGGGCTTCCTCCCGTCCGCATGGCCTTAGAGAA GATTCTGGCCGTGTGCCACGGCGTGATGTACAAGCAGCTGGCCGCCTGGATGCTGCACGGACTGCTGCTGGACCAGAGCGAGGAGTTCTTCGTGAAGCAGGGCCCCAGcgcaggaggagctgctgccaaccaggaggaggaggaggaggacctgggGCTGGGAGGCCTGAGTGGGAAGCAGCTCCGAGAGCTGCAGGACCTG AGGCTGGtcgaggaggagaacatgctgGCTCCGTCCCTGCAGCAGTTCTCCCTGAGAACGGAGATGCTCCCGTTCTACATCCCCATCCGAGTGGCCGAGAAGATCCTCTTCGTGGGAGAGTCCGTCCAGATGTTCGAGAACCACAACCACAGCCCGTCCAGAGCCG GCTCCATCCTGAAGCACCAGGAGGACCTGTTTGCTGCAGATCTGCACCGACTCAAGCAGCAGCCTCTCTTCAGCCTGGTGGACTTTGAGAACCTGATTGATCGCATCAGGAGCACAGTGGCAGAG CATCTCTGGACGTTGATGGTCGTGGAGTCGGATCTTCTCGAGCAGCTGAAG ATAATTAAGGACTTCTACCTGCTGGGCCGCGGCGAGCTCTACCAGGTGTTCATCGACCTCGCGCAGCACATGTTGAAGACTCCGCCCACGGCCGTCAGCGAGCACG ACGTGAACGTGGCCTTCCAGCAGGCGGCTCACAAGGTGCTGCTGGACGACGACAACCTGCTGCCTCTGCTGCACCTGACAGTCGACTACCAGGGCAAAGATGGCAAAG AGGCGACGGGCCCCAGAGACGGAGCCACGCCTCCACAGGACGCCTCCCCTCGCGAGGCCCCGCCCACAGGCTGGGCGGCTCTCGGCCTCACCTACAAGGTGCAGTGGCCGCTGCACATCCTCTTCACTCCGGCCATCTTGGAGAA GTACAACGTTGTGTTCAGGTACCTGCTGAGCGTGCGGCGGGTGCAGTCGCAGCTGCAGCACTGCTGGGCTCTTCAGATGCAGAGGAAGCACCTCAAGTCCAGCCAGACGGACGCCGTGAAGTGGCGGCTACGCAACCACATGGCGTTCCTCATCGACAACCTGCAGTACTACTTGCag GTGGACGTTCTGGAGTCTCAGTTCTCGCAGCTGCTCCAGCTGATCAACTCCACCAGAGACTTCGAGAGCATCCGATTGGCCCACGACCACTTCCTCAGCAACCTGCTCGCCCAGTCCTTCATCCTGCTgaagccg GTGTTCCACTGTCTGAACGAGATCCTGGATCTGTGCCAGACCTTCTGCTCGCTGGTCAGTCAGAGCGTGGCGCCGCTGGACGAGAGGGGAACCGCCCAGCTGGACATCCTGGTCAAGGTGCGCCCGCCTCGTTGGTCAGAACCCGTCGTGAACCCACGG GTTCTGTAA
- the cdkn2aip gene encoding CDKN2A-interacting protein: MACETSEEDVVSEYLGQNPQLERWVDTLRTRCESNKQWVARREFILRNMEAFPAVEPGVPSSSLDKLLSLSMVWANHVFLGCSYPQAVMDKVKEMGDGIVVIDAPVHKTTKDGLLARGKRSATAEGDADGAVKRAKFGSNELDGRAASWPASQKSGPRPQAPAQRQPFFNRLYKAVAWKLVSAGGFGPNLDHFEILRSCVESCKETLTSVFVPLKDIAGLPAGRTQKEGHVCEIRCQTVYMGTGYGRDESAARAMASKEALKVFQGRKVSVKICRRRFKGKDVEDLMLLDEQPRSQGFPPAISYPFEAEKPEGGSS; the protein is encoded by the exons ATGGCGTGCGAGACGAGCGAAGAGGACGTTGTTTCGGAGTACCTGGGCCAGAACCCGCAGCTGGAGCGGTGGGTCGACACCCTGAGGACCCGCTGCGAGAGCAACAAGCAGTGGGTGGCTCGGAGGGAGTTCATCCTCAGGAACATGGAGGCTTTCCCCGCAGTGGAGCCCGGGGTGCCCAGCAGCAGCCTGGACAAGCTGCTCTCCCTGTCTATGGTCTGGGCCAATCACGTGTTcctgggctgcag CTACCCACAGGCTGTGATGGACAAGGTCAAGGAGATGGGCGATGGGATCGTGGTCATCGATGCCCCGGTTCACAAAACCACAAAAGATGGACTCCTGGCCCGAGGGAAGCGGAGCGCCACGGCTG AGGGCGACGCCGACGGCGCTGTGAAAAGAGCCAAATTTGGATCTAACGAGCTCGACGGTCGAGCGGCTTCGTGGCCGGCGAGTCAGAAATCGGGACCTCGGCCCCAGGCGCCGGCGCAGCGCCAGCCCTTCTTCAACCGCCTCTACAAGGCCGTGGCCTGGAAGCTGGTGTCGGCGGGCGGCTTCGGCCCCAACTTGGACCATTTTGAAATCCTCCGCAGCTGCGTGGAGTCGTGCAAAGAGACCCTGACCAGCGTGTTCGTGCCGCTGAAGGACATCGCCGGCCTCCCCGCCGGTCGCACGCAGAAGGAGGGCCACGTGTGCGAGATCCGCTGTCAGACTGTGTACATGGGGACCGGGTACGGCCGGGACGAGTCCGCCGCCCGGGCCATGGCGTCCAAAGAGGCCCTGAAGGTCTTTCAGGGGCGGAAAGTGTCGGTGAAGATCTGCAGGCGGAGGTTCAAAGGGAAGGACGTGGAGGATTTGATGCTGTTGGACGAGCAGCCTCGGAGTCAGGGCTTCCCGCCCGCCATCAGCTACCCCTTCGAGGCCGAGAAGCCGGAAGGCGGGTCCTCGTAG